CGACATCACGGCAACGGCGAACTCCCAAACATGCGGGTTGTTGGCCCTGAGGGAAACCTCATTATGTGGACTCTAGACAACAGCAGTTACTACAACTACCGCTTCCTAGATATCGTTTCATAAGGATGTAGATGAGTTGTACATAAAAACGATACTTACTGTGATGTGAGAGGGAAGCTCCATGTACAGTGCTTTGGGAATGTTCGGTTATTCTAGTCTCTGGGAATATTTTCGTTAATGTAGCCGGGACTACAGTGCGAACATTGGCTACTTCGGGGACATGGGCGACGGGTAAAGCAGTTACATGAGATACGTGGGCAACTGGGGTTTCTACGTGAGCTACCTTAGCTTCAATACAATTTGTAgctaaataatataaatttaaattaatcCAAATACTTGATTTCTATAccaaatttacaatcaagatgcagtagaaataaacaaaccaagacacattaaatgctactaggagcgctcctgaatcataatttacaatgtacatatattgtaaatcccaaatcatgattttcaaattttatacattgtaaattatgattcgggagtgctcctagtaacatttaacgtgtcttggtttgtttatttctactgcatcttgattttaaatttagtatagatattTTACGGGCTAACTACTGTTATGGCCAGAAAACTACAGTGacatcaacttgttaaatactactcTAAAACGTACAACTAAAATTCTACAAGAAATAATacatcagaggataagtttaacaaataaataacagGGTTTTcctactggaagatcgtgtacagatgcaatattcgtcataaagtagattactgagaaatcactagagtataatacaccagcatttctatgtctgattgacttaaagcaTTTGACAGAATAAGATTCAAATATATAATctatcttctgtataatagagaagtccttCTAGATATTATAAAAACCATTGAAAAAGTTtaccaaaataacaaaatggAAGTGATAGTAgtgaataagacagggagactcattgtgtgctatgctcttcaatttaatcatggatgaaataatcaaAAGTGTCAACAAAAGTAaaggatacagaatgggaaacaaagaagtaaaaatactctgttaagcagacgacgcaatatttaTAGATGAAGATAGtgtgcaaagattagtccacaaatttaacataaaagcaaaagaattcaatatgacaatttcatcataGAAAACGTAAACCATAATGGTAAAGAACTAATCAGTTGTAAAATAGAAATtcatggtatcagtattgaacaagttttcttcttttggtgtctattcgtttcgaatattggcgatcattctggctataactattttattaactgatgctttaaatatatttgttgttgttgtgaAGAACCATTTTCTCGGGTTTTttaccatgatattcttcttctcccaatcctcgctttccgaatacttttccttgaaggattaccttcagtaatgtGTATTTAATGCCGTTTCTCATTGCGTGTCCGAGATaatctaactttctccttttaattttatacatcacctctctttctttccccattcttcgtaatattGTCTCGTAGTTTATCTTGTCCGTCCacgatatccttaggattcgcctgtatagccacatctcgaaggcttcatgtttttctccatcgcttcagtgagtaTCCAGGAATCAACTCCGTAATATAATAATGAGAaaatataacatcgtaggagacttacttttatctccagattaaggtggtgactttgaaagagtatggccatgttattgaatgcactcctagccttctctattctacattttatttcttgtgagtgatcccattatTCGTTTaccattgttccaagataggcATTGAACaggtaatggaaataaaataccttgaaaTTACATTCTCAATCTATGGAGATCTGGATATAgcagtgagaaatcaagtacaaaaagcaaataaacTTGCAAGTTGTCTTAATAACACTacatggcgaaaccgacatattaataCTGATAACTACTATCTTTCTTAATGCTgataagttaaatataaaaacacTACTTACTGTAAGGTGAGAGGGCAGCTCCATGTACAATGCTTTGGGAGTGTTGGGCTGCTCCATGTACAATGCTTTGGGAGTGTTCGGTTATCCTAGTCTGTGGAATTATCTTGGTTAATGTAACTGGGGCTACGGTGCGAATTTTGGCTACTTCAGCAACATGGGCTACAGACAAAGGAGTAACGTAGGATACGTGAGCAACTGGAGTTTCTACGTGAGCTACTTTAGCTACAGGGGCGATGTGCTGCACAGTCGATACGGAAGATACTTTGGCTAGAGAAGATAGATGCTCTGCTGTGGAGACAGATGAAACTGCAGGGGCTACTACGTTGGTTACTTTAGCATCGACAACTGGTAAAGCAGAATTTGTTATTACTGAGTCACCAGACAAGGACACCTCAGAGGACACAACAGGTACTGCCGCTGTCTTGACCTGAATGGCTGGTGTGATAAGAGCGGTTTTTACTTGTGGAGTTTTTCTGACTGTAGCTTGGAATCCGTTGGCATCATCAGCAGTGTAGTCTACTATGCGACGGGTGCCGTCAGGTTCATCAAGGGAATATTGACCTgaaagcagaaaaaaatatttttgattactGAACATTGAAATTGATGAAACTGATGGTTCaaaacattggcaataattataaaaatgtataaaactaAGAATAAGTGGTTTTAGATGACATCAATGGATTTAAAAATAAGCTAGTTTTAATAATAGTTTACGTTACAAGACCGAAAAGTGGTGTTTTTTTGATCAGACAAGCAGATTCCAGAGCGAGATGCATGCGAGTCCTGGAATTAAATCGATGTCGTCAAGGCGACCCTATCAAATAGATGACGTATTTATTTCCGATAGCCATGCAAATCTTCAAGAGTTTTAACCTCCCTTCATATACCTCATCACTCTTTTTCGTCCATTACAGCTTTTTATAATGATACAGTTACATTGAGCCAATGGGTGTCTCTTTTTATGTTGTCAACCAGTTTTTGATACAGCTATATTTCTATTAGCCCTTTCATGGCCACTTCTCAGGACATTACCCATATCCATATCCATATCCTCTCCAATTGACGACATCTTTCTATTACGTTCAGCCTTCAGTTTATTGCTTGGGCCCTACAGTATttcttaaaatgtatattatgtTTAAGGTTAACGAGAATTTTTATCATTTTAGTATTAGGAATCATGCCACGCAACCGTATAATACTAAAACGATAAAATCCTTTTCTAACATGCTatccaccaaaatacaaaaatatgtgggtgaaaaccctttaaaattgatcCTACATGAGAAGATAGAACTTACACATGGATgtctaaaatatccaatgttttatgctctaggtaccattgagctcgaaaTTGACTTGTTCGTATTTTGACTTTTTACTTGACCGTTCGTACACTTTTTTTCGTATAACACTACTGGTCTACAACGGATTCTAAGTTTTAGATGTTTTGACAATGACTTTACATAAAGCATTCGCAACCTTATTTCGCGACGTTAGTTTTGCTGATATTTCCTCCTTAACTTTATTGTTACCGCTTAAAGTTCATTACCCTTTCCTAAGTATCCCTATCCATCGATATCAAATTGTTGTCAGTGTTATTCTAGTTTCTGAGCGACGCTTCCATGAATTTGGTCTTGTCTATGTTGACCATTAGTCTCACTTAAATAGTCATGGTTCCAATGAAACTAAATCAGTTCCAATGGAATTCCCACTTGTGGCTTTTGCATCTTGCACAAACGACCCATTCTAGTACAATACCAAATATAAATGATCTCTTAATATTATTATGTTGCCTATAACTTTATAACCCCAATGTTAGCCTTGTTTTTCTTGATTTTCGAGTTTTTatgtctcttcttcttctttttgtatagacatttGTTGACTCTTTTTTCAATGTggctctagtaagttgtcgttccatcgttttcgtggtcttcccactgatcgtcttcctattggggaaccgtctctcgctgtcctgactaccctatttgttgtcattcggcttaagTTGTCATTATATTCTATTCTtcattcttctgtttcttacccagttattagtgttatccaccttgcatctccgtcgtatatctgtacttctagctctgtcccatagagtcttaccatcgatttttttaagggttttcatctccgctgtttcgagcaatctttttgtcctgtctgtatcgggtcgtgtttctgccgcgtatgtcattattggtctgatgactgttttgtaaattctgcctttcatttattttccgatatttttatttctcaatattgtgtcattcaggcaaactgcggctctgtttgctcttttcacttgatcttccacttttgttttgagccttccgtagctagatagtgtgatgcctagataattaaactccatcacttgttctattatctgatcttccagctccaatttacatcttatcgggtctgctgttataaccatgcattttgtcttttgtgaggaaattaacatgttaaattttctggcgattatgttgaattggtacagcatacgttgtaaatcatacGAGTTTTTATGTGTGCGGATTTTTTTCGTGTCGCTTACTCTTTCGGAGGTTTTGATTCTTTGCCGTCTTATTATTATTACAACCAGATAGTAATAATGCATATTCATGTCCAGTCCCCGAAAACTTCTAATGTCGTGCATTCATCCTCCATTTCTTACGTGAATTATTACGTGGTTAATTTGGTTTTTGTTACGAATTACTCACAATCATAATATCTTCTTTTGAAAAATCTATGACCATTTTCTGTTATGGTTTGTATCTTCGTGCAGGATTTCCTTCCGTAGTTTAGGTTAGTATTGTGTTTCTTTGcctttgcattttttattttctaataCTGCCCTTCCCCTTTATTATTCTTTGTAGTGCCGACTTAATAAAAAAGCTGAAAGATTTTGAGATATGGCTTTTTAAGAGAATTTTGAAAAAACCattgaccgatcatattacgaaacAAATAGTATTACATAGAAGGGAGCGAGATAGAGAACTTTTGATCACAATTAAAAGAAGAAAGTCATCATATTTGCGGCTCATATGTAGAAGTGATAAGTACTAGTTGTTGAAGCTTGCATAAAAGgtgtcctggtagacgacaaacaCCCTGGCTGAAAATTATTCGCGACCGGACCCGGTTaaacacagacgcttttaagaaaatcGAAAGATATAGTTGAATTTGCAATAGTTATTGCTAACCTGCACAAGAAGAATCAAGGAATGGAGTCCCAGAAACTATAAAAAAGCCGAGGAGGACCACCGACTAGATGAAACGACGACATAAAAAACGTAGCTACAAGTGACCCAGTGTAGAGAACTTTGGAAAGAACtaagggaggcctatgtccagcagtggacacgATTGCCTGATTTATGATAGCTAACCTTTATTATTGGAGTAAGCactggaagaagaagaatactatCTTTATATCGTGTTTCGTGTTTTGGTGCTCTCTCCAATATCGTTTCCAGTTAAACGGTAATCAACGATATATTTATATAAGTTAAAAAAGTAcagcaaataaataaaaattttattgttattttgcatataAGTCGTATTTTAAAAAGCAGCAGAACAAATAGTATTATTTGATTTATGGCAAAAAAATAGTATCAAAAATAAATGGTGCGTAGGaatttatagtttttaaatatgGACAAAGTACAAACACTATTACACAtgtcaggtaaaaaaaaattcaggGCTAAGTCGAACCAGATCAATTTTGGTGATGATGTAGGCGcgaacaaattatttaaaaatattaaaacaaggAAGTTTTTCTGgatctaaataaataaattagcagTTAAGTTGTGACAATTTATTGGTGTGATATGTATCAATCCGCCTAAAacaatatttgaatatttatgaCCGGTGAATGGTGATGTCGACGGCAAAGAATTTAAAGCTCGTAAATTAGAAACGGTAGCAAACAGGTTGCTAATTTTGTGGTTTTTTGGTCAGTTTCGCCACTTTTATGTCTTTTTTGTTACTCATCGTGTCGACGTGATAATTAGTTTGCAATTCGCATAGGCGAGTTTTTTTTGTATGAGTTGAATTAAACATTTATTTGCATGTGCAAAGTAGCTTGCAGACCAGACATGATTGATTAACACGCATGACATTTTTTGACAAATTACGTAATAGAGAAAGAGTATAAAAATGCTTAATAGGTTAAGAAATTGGGTGTTACTAATATTTCATATTGCGTTTATTTTAGAAAAGCTCCCTCTTCAATCCTGATCCTCCTGTACTGATCATGGTCATTTCTTTCGTTTCTTTTTTTTGGTCAGTAGTGGTtatgtggttatgtgtggatgattagTATGTAGTCTATCAACTATCATGAtttttgtctttgatatgtttaactGCATACCAAATATGTTTTCTTTTGTTTTCAACCAGTCGAATAAGATCAATTAACCCGTTTGACTATTTGTAAGAAGGGCTGCTGTATCATCTGCTTAACGTAGGTTATAACGTTTAAGTTTTCCCAGTGTAGAATTTATTTCAGTTTTCATTGCTACATGGATTTTAACTTATTTCCCTGTAGATTCCAGAATCTCTAGCGCcgtgtttttcttagaaacacataTGTGCTATCGATAGAGTCGAATGTTAGACTTTAATAGCTTTCTGGTGAATGATATGGGCCTTGCATCCCATAACTCATCTTAAGTATTAGGTTCGCTAAGCCCTTTTACGAGTGGTAAGGAAATCTGTTCTTGAATATCTCTCACAGTTTCCCATAATTTTGATTGGTCAAAACCCCACCACTCTCAAAGGACGCCAAAGATTCATAAAAACCACAAATTCTTAAAATTCTGCATCATTTGTGAGTAGAGTTAATATAGTCATTATGTGAGATCAAGTTTGTTCGTGTATTGTGGGCCCCGCCGATTAGGCAGGTAAGAGTATTAATGATTGTTTACTGGTATGTACAATAATTGTACAATtgcgttttctatttttttaaagggTCCACCTTTCACCTTCCACCTTCCACCTATGCATTATGTTGTCCAGCTGCTATTTTATGAACACTGTTAAATACTATTATTCTCTCGACTGTGTCGTAAAGTTGAATTTCTTCAAGGGCCATCTTCCACACCTTGAGAGCCTGCCGGCTTACAAAGGGCCATCCTACCCTCTAACAGATGTTTTAAGTAAGTCACTCATCTTTTACTTATTGAAGAAATTAGTAGAGACGCCTTTGTTATGTCCAGGGCAAGGACAATTTTGTGTTCTTTCGTGAAATAAGTTCAGTGACCTAAAGTTTTCGCCCAGTTTGTGATAGTGACATTCTGAAAAGTAGGTCATACTTTTAGTATGAAGTTGAtgattatctttttatttttaaatgggtgatcatttaaactataaacatttacattatgtagatatttttctgagtattattagagtgttattaagtattgttagataggtataaatataaacaaagagctctttctttttttgttgtaagtgaacggtaaaatttctagtttttatttagagtatggattttttatttttttgagtaactacagttcatttttttttagttaataattaatagttatattcgttcacttacattccattttttttggtattactgtgttggtgaatacaccaatttaTATGCAGTGATTGTTATTATGTCGCCAACTTTTGTCTTATAGATTAACGGTTTAggtattttttggtttcttaattttgttgttgGCGATCTTATACTGCGTATACACTGTACGTATTGTGTAAATATTGAGATTTCGtagagtattttaataaatgttacatTGAAACTTACGATgtcgtattttatttaatttttttacagctCAAGATTAGTACATTGATGTCTTGTCGTAGCATTCTtgctaatttgttattgttgtgttatgttttgttaattattgttcctttgagtattttttggtcaaaatacctgGCGCCCTATATTTTCGTTTGAGTATTAAGTATTTCGTTTCCTTAGAGTCCATGAgtcaaaccatcagttaatgttatctatttatctTTTGTCTATCGTCGTTCCATTAGCCCTATTCGCATACCATTCTTTATTCATTTAACATCTTtcattgtaacagaagcccaacccaaagaaccgcgcccacatctcttccgactgagcaacgtggtctttgtttcgtcaatgtaaacgattggacctttccatcttcggtcaGTCCTTATTCTATCCAAGGAaaatatcgtcctgatccttctggttcagccttcatgaccTCGTGTCCATCTGATCGTTATACAAATTGGCGCCCCTCTCGTGGAGCCTTATACAAATTACGTGGGACTTCTTCTGTTACCTATGGTTGCCTTATACATAATTTCGTAGAGCTTTGTCAATTGCCTTTTCACGGGCTATATATATTTTCTTGTCTATGCGTGAAGCATGAttttcttttttatcatgttcctATTAGACCtgattttctttttttgttcAAGTTTGGCTAATTTGCAGCTATTTTTATTGACAATATATTTTCGTGTTATTATTTGCTAATAGATAATAATAGTTTGACACATTTTAGTTTGTTTGTTTCCGCTTATTGTATTTAAATGTCAGTGTAGTACCTTACACTTTCATTTCTGCCTTTTCGAATTCTAGAGTATCATTTTTTGAAGTATATAGTATAGTATCGATCTTTTTTCTTTAGATATGTTTTTAGTTGAGTAAATTTGAGCATTTTTATTACTTTTCCTTATGTCAAAGGGATACGTCTTTTGTtatgtatctaattaaggtaaaggTATCTAGATCTTGAGCTGTGTATTTTTTGTAGCAAATCACAAAGAAGTTGTAATTGTTTAACTTTTTGatttttacgtttattttgtGCCGTACTTTGCAACTTTTGTGATTTATTGTAGTTTGCTTTATATCGTTTTATTGTGcattttactttttatattttagtatatgtATTGTGTTGCGGTATATTTTTTGTACTGTATTGcgtttattttattgcatttagGTACCGTTTTTGAGTTATGAAATGCTTTGTAACTGTTTTTAGAGGTAGCAACTATCACTATTATTATTGCGTTGTCTTCTAAATTTTCGGGTACATGCTTCTTCGTCGTTCAACGATATTGTTCTGTCCGGTTTTAAGACCAATCTTTTCTGACCTCGTAGAATAGTATTGTTGTAATGATTTCTGTGCAgtatatttttggatttttatgTGGTTATGTATTTTTGCTGATATCCTATTTGGTTGATATCGTATGTTTTTTGGTACCAGAATGTTTTGAGTGGTTTTAGAGAGTTTTTAGTTATGGCGTGGTGTTAGTCTGGAGAATGAAAGAGTCCTGCAGCTTTCCGTCATGCTATTGTTTTAGGTTTGTGATTTAAGTCTTAAATGAAAGAAGTTAAGCTGTCCATTCCAGAAATTGTTTTTTACAATTAGCTATTAGTCGCGAGTGAAAGACCTCGGCGCATGCTGTTGTGAAATATGTTTGAGAAATTATGTTTTACCATTCCAATATTAGCATTCTAAAATCTATTCGGTACAAAACTACTTCCAGTCCAGAAAATATTCCTTTTTTTAGTGTAGAGTCTTCGTTTACCGTTGCGtaatcttaatatttttcgaCTAGCCTACGATAAGGTGGTTGACATTTCAAAATTCTTGTCCCACCCCCAATAACATCTGTCAGGGCTAGAGGTATTTAAGTGTGTCTTTTGACCCTAATTTCAGATAAAGAGGCGTAATGTTTTTATTAGCTTTTATTTAGCATATGTTGCAACCGCAAAAGCTTGTAGATACACTTATTTTGATAGTAGATATTTTTAAAGGGCTATGACCCTATTTTAGGTATTAATGAGATGTAAAAAGTAGCATCTTATTGCTTGTTTATATCTCACAAGTAGTTTGACTCGTGAATATAAACTTTCGATGTTTAGTTAGTAGATAACGCGAATATTTTTTGTTTAGAGGAAAAGAATTCGAGTAATTATTGTTAGTTCTGTCGATAGTTTGGGTGAATTAGGATAATGTTTTGGCAATTTTGTGTCGGCTATTAAGAAttgaatttttttgttaaatacagGCACGTACTAGGCCCAGATgtatttgcagaataaattttgtTCTTGGGGCTTACATAAAATACTATTTCGATAAAATGTCGTATCTATTTAGGACATCAgtccctactaaattgtgacacTTCCCTACCTGTGAGCTGCCTGTGATTTAACCTAACGATTTAAGTacctttataataatatattatcatatatattataataataaggcGTCTAGTATGCGTAATTACTTCCAGTCCTAATTAAAGGTAGATTTCGACAATTATCTTAACTTTCCTTTGTTCATTTTCTTCTATATATCTTTGTTGAGAACTCCTTGGCAACTTTTACTAACTCCTCTATTCCTTTTGTTTGAGTTCGAA
The window above is part of the Diabrotica virgifera virgifera chromosome 2, PGI_DIABVI_V3a genome. Proteins encoded here:
- the LOC114340962 gene encoding cuticle protein-like isoform X1, with protein sequence MTIYTGCPHALKQQDIKIALARCVTPTYINKATRSSWTTLCRSSAASSKMSHKVIAFVAFLAVAQAGVISPALPVQVDKDYDSNPQYMFAYSVNDPFTGDNKNQVEGRVGDRVEGQYSLDEPDGTRRIVDYTADDANGFQATVRKTPQVKTALITPAIQVKTAAVPVVSSEVSLSGDSVITNSALPVVDAKVTNVVAPAVSSVSTAEHLSSLAKVSSVSTVQHIAPVAKVAHVETPVAHVSYVTPLSVAHVAEVAKIRTVAPVTLTKIIPQTRITEHSQSIVHGAAQHSQSIVHGAALSPYTTNCIEAKVAHVETPVAHVSHVTALPVAHVPEVANVRTVVPATLTKIFPETRITEHSQSTVHGASLSHHRLATYSVPVRPHYTYSVPYSYDFAPTYYNAYPYSYYEY
- the LOC114340962 gene encoding cuticle protein 19.8-like isoform X2 — encoded protein: MTIYTGCPHALKQQDIKIALARCVTPTYINKATRSSWTTLCRSSAASSKMSHKVIAFVAFLAVAQAGVISPALPVQVDKDYDSNPQYMFAYSVNDPFTGDNKNQVEGRVGDRVEGQYSLDEPDGTRRIVDYTADDANGFQATVRKTPQVKTALITPAIQVKTAAVPVVSSEVSLSGDSVITNSALPVVDAKVTNVVAPAVSSVSTAEHLSSLAKVSSVSTVQHIAPVAKVAHVETPVAHVSYVTPLSVAHVAEVAKIRTVAPVTLTKIIPQTRITEHSQSIVHGAAQHSQSIVHGAALSPYRLATYSVPVRPHYTYSVPYSYDFAPTYYNAYPYSYYEY